CTGGTGGAAGTCGACCCCGGCGCGCTGCGTGAAGCCGCGGACAACCCATCTGACCTTGCGCCGTTCGAGCGAGCCGTCGGGGTTGAGCTTGTTTTTGAACAGCCATTTGCCGGTGATGATGTTGACGCCGGGCGGTCGCGGAATTCCAGCGTCCACGTGCCGTTGGAGACGAGAGCACTGTACTCACTACAGGAAACGactactttgccgagtgtcccaaacactcggcaaaacctaaaaaacactcggcaaagtctttgccgagtgttgcactcggcaaagggtacACGGTGAAAGAAAACACGGCAAAGggtactttgccgagtgcatttcatcgggcactcggcaaagactttgcAGAGTGCCCAGTCCTGCACTCGGCAAAAttgcagcgccgtgacggggcAGAAACGGTAACGGAgagtttgccgagtgcctaatcCACGGCACTTGGCAAAGAacaagctctttgccgagtgtcggaactgagacactcggcaaataaggattctttgccgagtgcctggattctggcactcggcaaatgtgccttctttgccgagtgccagagttccggcactcggcaaaaattcttcctttgccgagtgccttgtatccgacactcggcaaagattcttcAGGTCAGGTTTCGCCGAGTGCAAATACTAGGTAAAGTGACCAGAACTACCCATTTTAATCTATTTTCACTATTTAATGCACACGTATATATCAAAAAACATATATAGGCACAAAGACCACCAACATCACATCTATATCACGCAAATCCCAAATCAGTTCACAAATATCATTACACACCATAAAGATCTCACAAATACATGTCTCACAATATAGTCTACATAATGTTGAGATGTCACAAAAACATAAGATGTCCACAGAAATAAGATAAGTGATAAAAAACATCACGAAGGACGCCAACCCGGCTGACTTGGAGAAACATAAGGGGAGTTTGAGGCTGCCGATTGATTCTGCAAGGAGGAGAAGCGATCGCATGTGTGAGACAAGATAAATGAAGATTAGACATGGCTAAAACTTATCTATACTCACAGGAGTAGAAAACTCAGCAGGAGGCCGCAGAGGTGAAGCGAACAACGAAGGTGGTGGAGATACACCCGCTGCGGCGCCAAGAGTCTGCATGTAGGCAAAAATGTCCCTCATCCTCTGCTCGTTCTCCACAcgtagcctcctctcttcttctaatTGGGCCTGAAAATTTTTCACTCCAATGTTATGATAATACAAAGAAATGGTATACAATAATCAATAAACGACGGATAAAGAAGAAATGACCTGAAGTGCCTGTATGCGGTACTGTGAAGTGTCCTGCCGAGGTCGTATGACTGGGCTCGCACTCGTGCTTCTTGCTCTAATCTGAGATAGActaggagtagaggacgagtcaATTGCGCCGTCGGCAAGCCAATACCGCCCATGATGCTTACCTCCTCCAACCCTCATAACAACTTCTCCATCAAGATCCTCGGTGGCCGGATCAAACTCTGGACCATGCACATCCCTTGCCATCGCTGAGTACGCACTGAGGCGGGCGTGGGCCATCgggttgctgtatgcctcgggcccgtcctccgggttGTATCTGACGTCAGACGTCGCCTTGCCCTTGTGGGACATAGCATATGCCTGAAAGAGGgagcaaggctggccaccatgtgacgatGACTGGAAGAAAACAAGCA
The genomic region above belongs to Panicum hallii strain FIL2 chromosome 4, PHallii_v3.1, whole genome shotgun sequence and contains:
- the LOC112890453 gene encoding uncharacterized protein LOC112890453 yields the protein MSHKGKATSDVRYNPEDGPEAYSNPMAHARLSAYSAMARDVHGPEFDPATEDLDGEVVMRVGGGKHHGRYWLADGAIDSSSTPSLSQIRARSTSASPVIRPRQDTSQYRIQALQAQLEEERRLRVENEQRMRDIFAYMQTLGAAAGVSPPPSLFASPLRPPAEFSTPVSIDKF